Proteins found in one Methylobacter sp. S3L5C genomic segment:
- a CDS encoding DUF1826 domain-containing protein: MVANPKYIFMPRNVHAFLSPEMVDLSNIYQPDINICLVERNVDSTLEAFVNRLLLTKKEVSVVENLEPATFDFFKLIPHAGDLPGYRTFCRDVARLAIIFSDLFDLKRVGLRLRTMDHPMCPRFHVDSVTCRLVCTYGGVGTEWLESAYVDRSKLGKRSAGFTDEQSGLILDPNALYIMPAYAVGLLDIFPK; this comes from the coding sequence ATGGTTGCCAATCCAAAATATATTTTTATGCCCCGAAACGTACATGCCTTTCTTTCCCCTGAGATGGTTGATTTGTCGAATATTTACCAACCGGACATCAACATTTGTTTGGTTGAGCGAAACGTCGATAGTACCCTGGAGGCCTTTGTTAACAGACTTTTATTGACTAAAAAAGAAGTCAGTGTTGTGGAGAATTTAGAACCTGCAACATTTGATTTTTTTAAGCTGATTCCCCATGCCGGGGATTTGCCGGGTTATCGTACGTTTTGTCGAGACGTTGCGCGACTGGCGATAATATTTAGTGACTTATTTGATTTAAAACGGGTTGGTTTACGTTTACGAACTATGGATCATCCAATGTGTCCACGCTTTCATGTGGATTCGGTTACTTGTCGGCTGGTTTGCACCTATGGCGGTGTGGGTACCGAATGGCTGGAAAGCGCTTATGTTGATCGCAGTAAATTAGGTAAAAGATCTGCCGGATTTACAGACGAGCAATCAGGACTTATTTTAGATCCTAATGCCCTTTATATCATGCCTGCCTATGCAGTGGGATTATTAGACATCTTTCCTAAATAA
- a CDS encoding transposase family protein, translating to MTPYAQLPRHKPEEFLRTVGLSPEDFLHLHGKLVTYLDEQKVLNPLTRRGRKDSKMALEDRLLLTLYYLRHYPTLINLAAVFDISESYCHKIYTRTVRLLIKIEKLPNRKALLEDPAATVVIDVSEQPIERPVKNQKAYFSGKKTPHDQSPTRDLPIDDDYTLRSDR from the coding sequence ATGACTCCTTATGCCCAATTGCCAAGACACAAGCCTGAAGAATTTTTAAGGACTGTCGGCCTGTCACCAGAAGATTTTCTGCATCTTCACGGTAAGCTGGTGACTTACCTGGACGAACAAAAAGTCCTTAATCCACTGACTAGACGGGGACGAAAAGACTCCAAGATGGCTTTGGAAGACCGCTTGTTACTGACACTCTATTATCTTCGTCACTATCCGACGTTGATAAATCTGGCTGCGGTCTTCGACATCAGCGAATCGTATTGCCATAAAATCTATACTCGCACTGTAAGACTATTGATCAAAATCGAAAAACTGCCCAACCGCAAAGCACTGTTGGAAGATCCCGCAGCTACCGTGGTCATTGATGTTTCGGAGCAGCCTATCGAGCGCCCTGTTAAAAACCAGAAAGCGTACTTTTCAGGAAAAAAAACGCCACACGATCAAAGTCCAACTCGTGATCTGCCTATTGACGATGACTATACTCTCCGTAGTGATAGGTAA
- a CDS encoding transposase family protein, whose amino-acid sequence MICLLTMTILSVVIGKGQQHDFSIFKDSRLLLHPDALLLADSGYQGIKKHHQNSTLPVKKKKGQPLSAEDKADNKALSKQRIFIEHVNRRCKIFRIAKDVYRGKHKHYSLTWNLVAALVNLRYGCI is encoded by the coding sequence GTGATCTGCCTATTGACGATGACTATACTCTCCGTAGTGATAGGTAAAGGTCAACAGCATGATTTTTCGATCTTCAAAGATAGCCGTCTATTGTTACATCCTGATGCCCTGTTGTTGGCGGATTCCGGATACCAAGGGATAAAGAAACACCATCAGAACTCGACTCTACCGGTTAAAAAGAAAAAAGGCCAACCGCTTTCGGCAGAAGACAAAGCCGATAATAAGGCACTATCAAAACAGCGTATTTTTATTGAGCATGTTAATCGCCGATGCAAAATTTTCAGGATTGCCAAAGATGTTTATCGGGGCAAACACAAGCATTACTCCTTGACATGGAATTTAGTGGCTGCTCTTGTTAACTTACGCTATGGCTGTATTTAG
- a CDS encoding DUF1826 domain-containing protein yields the protein MKGSAWEGNEQHGAVHRSPQVSQELPRRLLLTLDFG from the coding sequence TTGAAAGGCAGTGCTTGGGAAGGTAATGAACAGCACGGCGCAGTCCACCGTTCGCCGCAGGTTAGTCAGGAATTGCCACGCCGGTTATTGTTAACGCTTGATTTTGGCTAG
- a CDS encoding GTP-binding protein, whose protein sequence is MFDHNRSTPVPVTILTGFLGAGKTTLLNRILSEEHSHRIAVIENEFGEAGIDNDLLIQGKEQIVEMNNGCICCTVRGDLVRILGELAEKRDQGLLHFERVIIETTGLADPAPVAQTFFVEEEINAYYLLDAIITVVDAKHALKQLDDNHEAEEQVGFADRLLISKTDLITPTEVIELETRLRAINARAPIAQVHFGKTDISEILDIRGFNLNAILDIEPDFLDDVSHEHDAGISSFVYRTDKPLDAVKYMAFMDIMMRKYGNDLLRYKGIIHIAGCEKKLICQGVHMLMTEDLGTAWPKNEARESVLVFIGRNLPKQEIHDALDSCRII, encoded by the coding sequence ATGTTTGATCATAACCGCTCTACACCAGTCCCCGTCACGATTTTAACAGGTTTTTTAGGTGCAGGAAAAACGACTCTTCTAAATCGTATTCTGTCTGAGGAGCATAGTCACCGTATTGCCGTTATTGAAAATGAATTTGGCGAAGCCGGTATTGATAATGACTTGCTTATTCAGGGTAAGGAGCAAATCGTTGAAATGAACAATGGCTGTATTTGCTGCACTGTGCGCGGCGATTTGGTACGTATTTTGGGCGAGTTGGCCGAGAAACGTGATCAAGGCTTACTGCATTTTGAGCGGGTCATTATAGAAACGACAGGCTTGGCAGATCCTGCTCCAGTTGCGCAAACGTTTTTTGTTGAAGAAGAGATTAATGCATATTATTTGCTGGATGCGATTATTACTGTCGTAGATGCCAAGCATGCCCTTAAACAACTTGACGACAATCATGAGGCAGAAGAACAGGTTGGCTTTGCTGATCGATTATTGATATCCAAGACCGACTTGATAACACCGACAGAAGTCATTGAGTTGGAAACAAGATTACGTGCAATCAATGCCAGAGCACCTATCGCGCAGGTTCATTTTGGTAAAACCGATATTAGTGAAATTCTTGATATACGTGGCTTTAATCTTAATGCCATTTTAGATATTGAACCCGATTTTCTGGACGATGTCAGCCATGAGCATGATGCGGGTATATCATCGTTTGTGTACCGTACCGACAAGCCCTTGGACGCTGTTAAGTATATGGCCTTTATGGATATTATGATGCGTAAATATGGCAACGATTTATTGCGTTATAAGGGCATCATACATATTGCCGGTTGTGAAAAAAAGCTGATATGCCAAGGTGTACACATGCTTATGACAGAAGATCTTGGGACTGCTTGGCCAAAGAATGAAGCACGCGAGTCGGTGCTGGTATTTATTGGTCGTAATTTGCCCAAGCAAGAAATACATGACGCTTTAGATAGCTGTAGAATTATTTAA
- a CDS encoding formylmethanofuran dehydrogenase subunit A: MLTRLKGGQLFDPAQGLNGTVQDLYYRDGVLIAMPDLGAVIDVDYDVSGKVVMAGAIDIHSHIAGGNVNTARLLLPEQHRNSMARKLGHAFSTARWSTTETGYRYAKMGYTTVVEPAVLPANALDAHLQMADIPIIDTAGLAILGNDDFLLRLLRAKASQNQINDYVAWTLQATCCLGLKVINAGGANAFKSNMRSFDLDDIVPDYGVSSRHILQTLQRAACDIQLPHPVHVHCNNLGIAGNVDTAIATMEAAQGLPMHLAHIQFYGYGAEGARGFSSAAAKLIDGFNKHLNITMDVGQILFGQTVTISGDVIAQYSRRNNATPNKWVMWDAEGEGSGGVVPYRYKEKSFINSLQWLIGLEVFLLAEDPWRLFFTTDHPNGGPFTRYPHLIRLLMDYDFRLECMAGLNQEAVAMSLLKDLKKEFTLYEIAIMTRTAAARMLGLHDRGHLMPGGIADIAVYSFKDNKEEMFSAADLVFNNGELVVKNGIVQTPRNGTTQTIQVPFDAKIKRDIQAYYDRFYNLSLDNFKVDAISFRQTDSERFVRHNAGEPYFAGQASPK; the protein is encoded by the coding sequence ATGTTAACACGCTTAAAAGGCGGGCAGCTATTCGATCCCGCACAAGGTTTAAATGGCACCGTTCAAGATCTGTATTATCGTGATGGCGTGCTTATTGCAATGCCCGATTTGGGAGCTGTGATTGACGTGGACTATGATGTCTCCGGTAAAGTCGTTATGGCCGGAGCAATTGATATTCATAGTCACATTGCTGGCGGCAATGTTAATACGGCACGCTTGTTACTGCCCGAACAACACCGAAATAGTATGGCTCGCAAGCTTGGACACGCGTTCAGTACCGCGCGTTGGTCAACTACGGAAACCGGTTATCGCTATGCAAAAATGGGTTATACCACGGTCGTTGAACCGGCTGTACTACCCGCTAATGCCTTGGATGCACATTTACAAATGGCTGATATTCCCATAATTGATACTGCAGGCCTTGCGATACTCGGCAACGATGATTTTTTATTGCGACTGTTACGTGCCAAAGCCTCTCAAAACCAGATTAACGATTATGTTGCCTGGACATTACAGGCTACATGCTGTCTGGGTCTAAAAGTTATTAACGCCGGTGGCGCCAATGCTTTTAAATCGAATATGCGCAGTTTTGATCTGGATGATATAGTGCCGGATTACGGTGTCAGTTCGCGGCACATTTTGCAAACGCTGCAACGTGCCGCCTGCGATATACAGTTGCCACATCCGGTACATGTGCATTGTAATAATTTAGGGATTGCCGGTAATGTCGATACTGCGATAGCCACCATGGAAGCAGCACAGGGTTTGCCCATGCACTTGGCGCATATTCAATTTTATGGCTATGGGGCGGAAGGGGCACGAGGTTTTTCATCAGCAGCGGCAAAATTAATTGATGGCTTTAACAAGCATCTTAATATCACTATGGATGTCGGCCAGATTTTGTTTGGCCAGACAGTGACTATTTCGGGTGATGTCATTGCCCAATATAGTCGACGTAATAACGCTACACCCAATAAATGGGTTATGTGGGATGCTGAAGGTGAGGGTAGTGGCGGCGTAGTACCTTATCGTTACAAGGAAAAAAGTTTTATTAATAGTCTGCAATGGCTGATTGGTTTGGAAGTTTTTTTGTTGGCCGAAGATCCCTGGCGTTTGTTCTTTACTACCGATCATCCCAACGGCGGGCCGTTTACGCGTTATCCACATTTAATCAGATTATTGATGGATTATGATTTTCGTCTTGAATGTATGGCCGGGTTAAATCAGGAAGCGGTTGCCATGAGCTTGCTAAAAGACTTGAAAAAAGAATTTACCCTCTATGAAATAGCTATTATGACCCGCACCGCAGCGGCACGTATGTTGGGATTACATGATCGTGGGCATTTAATGCCGGGTGGTATTGCTGATATTGCCGTATATTCTTTTAAAGATAATAAGGAAGAGATGTTTAGTGCTGCTGATCTGGTCTTTAACAATGGGGAATTAGTGGTGAAAAATGGCATAGTACAGACACCGCGTAACGGTACCACACAAACCATACAGGTGCCTTTTGATGCTAAAATCAAACGTGATATACAAGCTTACTACGATCGATTTTATAATCTGAGTCTGGATAATTTTAAGGTGGATGCCATTAGTTTCAGACAAACTGATAGCGAGCGTTTTGTCAGGCATAATGCCGGAGAACCTTATTTTGCAGGTCAGGCATCTCCAAAATGA
- a CDS encoding GTP-binding protein, with protein MNHYNLSSSVKALERIPVFIISGFLGSGKTTLLNQLLTHVPRSAVIINEFGATPIDQQLLREHKIPLSTLAGGCLCCQVKGSLTPLLKNLRMAWDSGNTPFDRVIIETSGVANPEPILDILLRERWLSKRYSLQGVISTVSAIMAEEHFDYFPEARAQLAWADTVVMTQTDLANAQQIERISTRLDQLAPAANRLVVVQGDIAPDVLLDFPKKFRQLRNYKLSDLPDHGFSTLSLQLEHPLPWERVQKVLDDLITHYPSQLVRVKGLIYTPEQKEPLLVQATSGKIYPPARLPIRASDDGIGRLVIITRGEVSGLAEVLMAKLQSI; from the coding sequence ATGAATCATTACAACTTATCTTCATCCGTTAAAGCGCTTGAACGGATCCCCGTGTTTATTATCAGCGGCTTTCTGGGTAGCGGTAAAACTACGCTACTTAATCAGTTGCTAACTCATGTACCGAGGTCTGCGGTTATTATTAATGAGTTTGGCGCTACCCCGATTGACCAACAATTACTGCGGGAGCATAAAATACCATTGTCGACGTTGGCAGGTGGCTGTTTATGCTGCCAGGTTAAAGGCTCGTTAACGCCGCTGCTTAAAAATCTGCGCATGGCCTGGGATTCCGGGAATACACCTTTCGATCGGGTGATCATTGAAACCAGCGGTGTTGCCAATCCGGAACCGATTCTGGATATTTTGTTAAGAGAGCGTTGGCTGTCCAAGCGCTATAGTTTGCAGGGCGTTATTAGTACCGTTTCAGCGATCATGGCTGAAGAGCATTTTGACTACTTTCCTGAAGCACGAGCGCAGCTTGCCTGGGCAGATACCGTGGTAATGACCCAAACAGACTTGGCAAACGCTCAACAAATTGAACGAATAAGCACGCGACTTGATCAGTTGGCTCCTGCGGCGAACCGACTGGTTGTTGTTCAAGGCGATATTGCCCCTGACGTGTTACTTGATTTTCCAAAAAAATTCAGACAACTGCGAAATTATAAATTATCTGATTTACCTGATCATGGCTTTAGCACTCTCTCTTTACAACTTGAACATCCGCTACCGTGGGAACGCGTACAAAAAGTATTGGACGACTTGATTACTCACTATCCCAGTCAGTTGGTGCGTGTTAAAGGCCTGATTTATACGCCGGAACAAAAAGAACCTTTGCTGGTACAAGCAACTTCGGGAAAAATTTATCCTCCCGCGAGACTGCCGATAAGAGCTTCTGATGACGGGATTGGCAGACTGGTTATTATTACTCGGGGCGAAGTCAGCGGTTTGGCAGAAGTGCTGATGGCAAAGTTACAGAGTATTTAA